Proteins found in one Microbacterium sp. SSM24 genomic segment:
- a CDS encoding methylated-DNA--[protein]-cysteine S-methyltransferase: MTSPTSPRFLVHPSPVGDVIIVTTDEGVVTLHPFDGPLGAELERVALALRELPVPVESDAAPGDAATVVARVAAEQLDEYFDGERRIFDLPLDWRLVRGFTRAALEAVCDIPYGETAGYGEVAISAGSPRAARAVGTACATTPFSIVVPVHRVVRADGSLGEYGGRPDVKQYLIDLERAAGV; this comes from the coding sequence ATGACCTCGCCGACCTCCCCGCGGTTCCTCGTCCACCCCTCACCCGTCGGCGACGTGATCATCGTCACGACCGACGAAGGCGTCGTCACGCTCCACCCGTTCGACGGTCCGCTCGGAGCCGAGCTCGAGCGTGTGGCGCTCGCGTTGCGAGAACTCCCGGTTCCGGTGGAGTCGGATGCCGCGCCCGGCGACGCGGCGACCGTCGTCGCACGCGTCGCCGCCGAGCAGCTCGACGAGTACTTCGACGGTGAGCGTCGCATCTTCGACCTTCCGCTGGACTGGCGCCTCGTGCGCGGCTTCACGCGCGCGGCGCTCGAGGCCGTCTGCGACATCCCGTACGGCGAGACGGCCGGGTACGGCGAGGTCGCGATCAGCGCTGGGAGCCCGAGGGCAGCGCGAGCCGTCGGCACGGCGTGCGCGACGACCCCGTTCTCGATCGTCGTGCCGGTGCACCGCGTGGTGAGAGCCGACGGCTCGCTCGGCGAGTACGGCGGGCGCCCCGACGTGAAGCAGTACCTCATCGATCTCGAACGCGCCGCGGGCGTGTAG
- a CDS encoding 5-formyltetrahydrofolate cyclo-ligase, whose product MSDAIADAKRALRAELRERRQLLTPHQRELAAGGIRSQLDALVDRLGVTSMSCFLSTTTEPGTREFVAAAVERGIRVLLPVTRADGLLDWAVATPDLDIAEGMFGLPEPVAEVIGPIAVNDVDLLVIPAAAVDRHGMRLGWGRGYYDKTIGSMHRCPPVYAVVFDSEVLDDVPSDVHDQPVTGIVTPTQTLDLAPVRR is encoded by the coding sequence ATGTCCGACGCGATCGCCGATGCGAAGCGCGCGCTGCGTGCCGAGCTCCGCGAGCGCCGGCAGCTGCTGACGCCGCACCAGCGCGAGCTGGCGGCCGGCGGCATCCGCTCCCAGCTCGATGCGCTCGTCGACCGCCTCGGCGTCACGTCGATGTCGTGCTTCCTGTCGACGACGACCGAGCCGGGCACACGCGAGTTCGTCGCGGCAGCGGTGGAGCGCGGCATCCGGGTCCTTCTTCCCGTCACGCGCGCGGACGGCCTCCTCGACTGGGCGGTCGCCACGCCCGACCTCGACATCGCCGAAGGCATGTTCGGACTCCCCGAGCCCGTCGCCGAGGTCATCGGCCCCATCGCCGTGAACGACGTCGACCTGCTCGTGATCCCCGCGGCCGCCGTCGATCGTCACGGCATGCGCCTCGGGTGGGGCCGCGGCTACTACGACAAGACGATCGGCTCGATGCACCGCTGCCCGCCCGTGTACGCCGTCGTGTTCGACTCCGAAGTCCTCGACGACGTGCCCAGCGACGTGCACGACCAGCCCGTCACCGGCATCGTCACCCCCACGCAGACCCTTGACCTCGCGCCGGTCCGGCGCTGA
- the hemL gene encoding glutamate-1-semialdehyde 2,1-aminomutase: protein MDQVTGVSTNEVEFERARGAMPGGVNSPVRAFGSVGTTPRFFVSASGPRVTDVEGREYVDLVGSWGPAILGHAHPAVVKAVQDAASHGLGFGASTPGETELAEVIAARVTCDGARPIERVRLVSTGTEATMTAIRLARGATGRDLIVKFAGHYHGHSDGLLAEAGSGVATLAMPGSAGVPAPIAAQTLVVPYNDLDALREVFAARGADIAAIIVEAAPANMGIVPPAHGFNAAIADLAHAHGALLILDEVLTGFRVGPAGWYGIDPVPFSPDLITFGKVVGGGLPLAAIGGPAALMELLAPLGPVYQAGTLSGNPLAVAAGRATLDHLDAAAYARIDAAAARIADAAASALSDAGVAHVVQRSGNLFSIQFTAVAPTDYDTVKAQEAFRYPPFFRAMLDQGVSLPPSVFEAWFVSAAHDDAAVAQIVDALPAAARAAAEATPG from the coding sequence ATGGATCAGGTGACCGGGGTGTCGACGAACGAGGTCGAATTCGAGCGCGCCCGCGGCGCGATGCCGGGCGGGGTGAACTCGCCCGTGCGCGCGTTCGGGTCGGTCGGGACCACACCGCGCTTCTTCGTGTCGGCTTCCGGGCCGCGAGTGACCGACGTCGAGGGGCGCGAGTACGTCGACCTCGTCGGCTCATGGGGTCCGGCGATCCTCGGGCACGCGCATCCGGCCGTCGTGAAGGCGGTGCAGGATGCCGCGTCCCACGGTCTCGGCTTCGGTGCGAGCACTCCGGGCGAGACAGAGCTCGCCGAGGTGATCGCGGCGCGCGTGACCTGTGACGGCGCGCGCCCCATCGAGCGGGTGCGCCTGGTGTCGACGGGCACCGAGGCGACCATGACGGCGATCCGCCTGGCCCGCGGCGCGACCGGACGCGACCTCATCGTGAAGTTCGCCGGTCACTACCACGGGCACTCGGACGGTCTCCTCGCCGAGGCGGGCTCCGGGGTCGCGACGCTCGCCATGCCTGGATCGGCCGGCGTCCCCGCTCCGATCGCGGCGCAGACGCTCGTCGTGCCCTACAACGACCTCGACGCGCTGCGCGAGGTGTTCGCCGCGCGCGGCGCCGACATCGCGGCGATCATCGTCGAGGCAGCACCCGCCAACATGGGCATCGTCCCGCCGGCGCACGGCTTCAACGCCGCGATCGCCGACCTCGCGCACGCGCACGGCGCGCTGCTGATCCTCGACGAGGTGCTCACGGGGTTCCGCGTCGGCCCGGCCGGGTGGTACGGGATCGACCCTGTGCCGTTCTCTCCCGACCTCATCACGTTCGGCAAGGTCGTCGGCGGCGGTCTGCCCCTCGCCGCGATCGGCGGACCGGCGGCGCTCATGGAACTCCTCGCCCCGCTCGGCCCCGTGTACCAGGCGGGCACGCTGAGCGGCAATCCGCTCGCCGTCGCCGCCGGCCGCGCCACCCTCGATCACCTCGATGCCGCCGCGTACGCCCGGATCGACGCCGCCGCTGCGCGGATCGCGGATGCCGCGGCATCCGCTCTCTCGGACGCCGGCGTCGCCCACGTCGTCCAGCGCTCCGGGAATCTCTTCTCGATCCAGTTCACCGCCGTCGCACCGACCGACTACGACACGGTGAAGGCGCAGGAGGCGTTCCGCTACCCGCCGTTCTTCCGGGCGATGCTCGATCAGGGCGTCTCGTTGCCGCCGTCCGTGTTCGAGGCGTGGTTCGTCTCGGCGGCGCACGACGACGCCGCCGTGGCACAGATCGTCGACGCGCTCCCCGCCGCCGCCCGCGCCGCCGCCGAGGCGACGCCCGGCTGA
- the galU gene encoding UTP--glucose-1-phosphate uridylyltransferase GalU: protein MPHTPMKAVIPAAGLGTRFLPATKAMPKEMLPVVDKPAIQYVVEEAAQAGIDDILVIIGRNKNAISNHFDSVPELEEKLKDKGDDDRLRRVMASSDLADIHFVRQGEPKGLGHAVLRAKAHVGDASFAVLLGDDLIDERDPLLTTMIAEHERTGATVIALMEVDPDHIHLYGAAAVQETDVDGIVRVTGLVEKPKREDAPSNLAVIGRYVLTPGVFDILERTQPGKGGEIQLTDALQELAADPEGPGVYGVVFGGRRYDTGDRVDYIKAIVQLASDREDLGPELRPWLKEFAAQL, encoded by the coding sequence ATGCCCCATACCCCCATGAAGGCCGTCATCCCCGCCGCCGGACTCGGCACGCGATTCCTGCCGGCCACCAAGGCGATGCCCAAGGAGATGCTGCCTGTCGTCGACAAGCCGGCGATCCAGTACGTCGTGGAAGAGGCCGCGCAGGCCGGCATCGACGACATCCTCGTCATCATCGGGCGCAACAAGAACGCGATCTCGAACCACTTCGACTCGGTGCCCGAGCTCGAGGAGAAGCTGAAGGACAAGGGCGACGACGACCGCCTGCGCCGGGTGATGGCGTCGAGCGATCTCGCCGACATCCACTTCGTGCGCCAGGGTGAGCCGAAGGGCCTCGGCCACGCGGTGCTGCGGGCGAAGGCCCACGTCGGCGACGCCTCGTTCGCCGTCCTGCTCGGCGACGACCTCATCGACGAGCGCGATCCGCTGCTGACGACCATGATCGCCGAGCACGAGCGAACCGGAGCGACCGTCATCGCCCTCATGGAGGTCGACCCCGACCACATCCACCTCTACGGCGCGGCCGCGGTGCAGGAGACCGACGTGGACGGGATCGTGCGCGTCACCGGCCTCGTCGAGAAGCCGAAGCGGGAGGACGCTCCTTCCAATCTCGCGGTGATCGGGCGGTACGTGCTGACTCCGGGCGTCTTCGACATCCTCGAGCGCACCCAGCCCGGCAAGGGCGGAGAGATCCAGCTCACCGACGCCCTGCAGGAGCTCGCCGCAGACCCCGAGGGTCCCGGCGTGTACGGCGTCGTGTTCGGCGGTCGCCGCTACGACACCGGCGATAGGGTGGACTACATCAAGGCCATCGTCCAGCTCGCCTCCGATCGCGAGGATCTCGGTCCCGAACTGCGGCCCTGGTTGAAGGAGTTCGCGGCTCAGCTCTGA
- a CDS encoding FmdB family zinc ribbon protein, whose amino-acid sequence MPTYAYACKQCGHRFDAVQSFADPTLTECPECGGPLRKEYGSIGVTFNGSGFYRTDSRASGAKGGSDASAGGSSSAGGSSSSGGSSSTSASSKAEAKSSPASTGT is encoded by the coding sequence ATGCCCACCTACGCCTACGCCTGCAAGCAGTGCGGCCATCGCTTCGACGCCGTCCAGTCCTTCGCCGACCCCACCCTCACCGAGTGCCCCGAGTGCGGCGGACCCCTGCGCAAGGAGTACGGCTCGATCGGCGTGACATTCAACGGCTCGGGCTTCTATCGCACCGACTCGCGCGCCTCGGGAGCGAAGGGCGGGTCGGATGCCTCGGCCGGCGGCTCCTCGTCGGCGGGCGGGTCGTCGTCGAGTGGCGGGTCCTCCTCGACTTCGGCATCATCGAAGGCCGAGGCGAAGTCCTCCCCCGCCTCGACCGGAACCTGA
- a CDS encoding amidohydrolase family protein, whose protein sequence is MPAAALPRVSAVRRIRLGTGDPAELSDILIDGDGAITAVVPASDAPIGADDVDGRGLLALPGLVNTHAHVDKSWIGHPWQSYGGDGGTDGRIRHERARRDELGIPGLDITRRVLAEFVRFGTTAIRTHVDVDLGIGLRGIEVVREAVAEYDGALTAEIVAFPQDGVLRRPGVLDLLRQAAAAGAEHIGGLDPASIDRDPVGQLDAIFAVADETRAGIDIHLHDPSELGVFQFDLILDRTEALGLAGRVNIAHGFALAQVEASRRRDLLQRMATLDVTMTTVAPLRLPQLPLHELDAAGVRFGFGTDGIRDLWSPYGTGDLLGIAWQYARSSSLVRDEDLRRVVELATTDGGPFAGSGRVTLTPGDRADLVLLDAENPMDALVRTPPRDLVLGGGRILHRG, encoded by the coding sequence ATGCCTGCCGCCGCTCTCCCCCGCGTCTCCGCCGTCCGCCGCATCCGCCTCGGAACGGGCGACCCGGCGGAGCTGAGCGACATCCTCATCGACGGCGACGGAGCGATCACGGCCGTCGTCCCAGCCTCCGACGCCCCGATCGGGGCGGACGACGTCGACGGTCGCGGACTGCTCGCCCTCCCCGGTCTGGTGAACACGCACGCGCACGTCGACAAGTCGTGGATCGGGCACCCGTGGCAGTCGTACGGCGGCGACGGCGGCACCGACGGGCGCATCCGGCACGAGCGTGCGCGCCGCGACGAGCTCGGCATCCCGGGCCTCGACATCACGCGTCGCGTGCTCGCCGAGTTCGTGCGGTTCGGCACGACGGCGATCCGCACGCACGTCGACGTGGATCTCGGCATCGGGCTTCGCGGCATCGAGGTCGTGCGCGAAGCCGTCGCGGAGTACGACGGCGCGCTCACGGCCGAGATCGTCGCGTTCCCGCAGGACGGCGTGCTGCGTCGCCCCGGCGTGCTCGACCTGCTGCGGCAGGCCGCCGCGGCCGGCGCCGAGCACATCGGCGGTCTCGATCCCGCGAGCATCGACCGTGACCCCGTCGGACAGCTCGACGCGATCTTCGCCGTCGCCGACGAGACCCGCGCCGGCATCGACATCCACCTCCACGACCCGTCCGAGCTGGGCGTCTTCCAGTTCGACCTCATCCTCGACCGCACCGAGGCGCTCGGCCTCGCCGGACGCGTGAACATCGCCCATGGCTTCGCGCTCGCCCAGGTGGAGGCATCCCGTCGCCGCGACCTGCTTCAGCGGATGGCGACCCTCGATGTGACGATGACCACCGTCGCGCCGCTGCGCCTGCCGCAGCTGCCGCTGCACGAGCTCGACGCGGCCGGCGTGCGGTTCGGATTCGGCACGGACGGCATCCGCGACCTGTGGAGCCCCTACGGGACGGGCGACCTGCTCGGCATCGCGTGGCAGTACGCCCGTTCGTCCAGCCTCGTCCGCGACGAGGATCTGCGCCGCGTCGTCGAGCTCGCAACGACCGACGGCGGACCGTTCGCGGGGTCCGGCCGCGTGACGCTGACGCCGGGTGACCGCGCCGACCTCGTGCTGCTCGACGCCGAGAACCCGATGGACGCCCTCGTGCGCACGCCCCCGCGGGACCTCGTGCTCGGCGGCGGCCGCATCCTGCATCGCGGCTGA
- a CDS encoding large exoprotein encodes MDGQVLGGGVIMLVAVLLWLVYLLPSWYSRRQYDAAERNAVRLNQALRVLAETSETPDEVRLELNARTAMAQQRLARQALAERESAALEHAKVDLERARTDRVTSEAQAKVELQRARGERAAAEASARAEVAAAQAAARAEIAAARSLPSARRARARRGFRLVATLVGVAGLALAGWGAVLVVTTGAQVWLWTGVAVAAASAVVLSRLSRVASRAAVLVAEPVARPAVRVQDVELEQASREWAPRELPRPLTASAGSRAAAVLEAEAARESLRQAAVEVAMRERADAQRPPSIDTARVARAGGAGADFARMGYVDDAEIEAHVRGLLARRAVGE; translated from the coding sequence ATGGACGGGCAAGTGCTGGGCGGGGGCGTCATCATGCTCGTCGCCGTGCTCCTGTGGCTGGTCTACCTGCTGCCCTCCTGGTACAGCCGGCGTCAGTACGATGCGGCCGAGCGCAACGCCGTGCGTCTGAATCAGGCCCTGCGCGTTCTCGCCGAGACGAGCGAGACTCCCGACGAGGTGCGACTCGAGCTCAACGCCCGCACCGCGATGGCGCAGCAGCGCCTCGCACGCCAAGCACTGGCCGAACGCGAGTCGGCCGCTCTCGAGCACGCGAAGGTCGATCTCGAGCGCGCCCGCACCGATCGGGTGACGAGCGAGGCGCAGGCGAAGGTGGAGCTCCAGCGTGCGCGCGGCGAGCGGGCGGCCGCCGAGGCTTCCGCACGGGCCGAGGTCGCTGCGGCCCAGGCCGCGGCGCGAGCCGAGATCGCGGCGGCGCGTTCGCTGCCGTCCGCGCGGCGGGCACGGGCGCGCCGCGGGTTCCGTCTCGTCGCGACGCTGGTCGGCGTCGCCGGGCTCGCGCTCGCCGGATGGGGCGCCGTTCTCGTCGTGACCACCGGTGCGCAGGTGTGGCTGTGGACGGGCGTGGCCGTGGCTGCGGCATCCGCTGTCGTCCTCTCCCGCCTGTCTCGCGTCGCTTCGCGCGCCGCCGTCCTCGTGGCCGAGCCCGTTGCGCGCCCTGCCGTTCGCGTGCAGGACGTCGAGCTCGAGCAGGCGTCGCGCGAATGGGCGCCGCGCGAGCTGCCGCGTCCGCTCACCGCTTCGGCCGGATCCCGTGCCGCGGCGGTGCTCGAGGCCGAGGCAGCGCGCGAATCGCTGCGACAGGCCGCGGTCGAGGTGGCGATGCGGGAGCGCGCCGATGCGCAGCGTCCGCCGTCGATCGACACCGCGAGGGTCGCCCGCGCCGGTGGTGCGGGTGCCGACTTCGCGCGCATGGGTTACGTCGACGACGCCGAGATCGAGGCGCACGTCCGCGGTCTGCTCGCCCGGCGCGCCGTCGGCGAGTAG
- a CDS encoding AAA family ATPase — translation MAGDAENAVHGNAVTPGDLGLADPDVTVAHIADPERERLRRESAELGGRSTLLHFTDALDSSIEITKAHPGSLPQFITGRSTLLSNLFRDEVALRNARLAAERITAKNVELRTTRGLESVHLAVGLAEWRIGGLECSAPILLRPLAIRRHHSDFELKLHGTFIVNPELVRAMLAHFSIELDGAGLAALAHEDGLFKPQPVIDHLRALTSWIDSYTVKPRLLVSSFADVAGGMARDAADLDHPVLNALAGHPADRESLTMRRDAVEPASPDERPPAADTLLLDADSEQERVLARITAGQSIAVHTLPGTGGTQTVINAVGALVRDGKRVLVVSARSSTIDGIRHRLAGIGLPGLAVSPRRLRADLIRAIGRNEKAEKPKVADIDDALVRLRGVLRDYRGAVTAQHPSLDVSVLEILRALSTLSGRETPPSTAARFGHGTLERLAHTRAEAAGKLAAAARLGEFRFGPDDSPWYGVSFATTEEARAAHALAGKLQRSDLPSLLERGYALIAQTRMRPFQTISELGVYLRVLAGIRDSLDKFSLTVFERPLGELIQAHGPRRDAPSMSGPNRRRLRRLSREYVRPGVHVPDMYEALVRIQQQRTEWQRFVEPGVTPEVPIGLSDVHVAWSRVEAELGELDAILGRTDPDRLSTLPVKQLVRTLAGLAADSDVFDNLKERATLRTELAALGLEPLLTELSVRHVPESQVADELEFAWWQSALEQLLRSDRAVLGANTAVVDRLERDFRLVDEAHAAASGPLLAAQLATQWRIGIVDEADEAAALKLALKNGDVTPARLAEVAPTLSRTLAPVWLASPYDVPLLPSDAFDVVVIADAAALCLAEATPALRRARQVVLFGDPVTQKPTPFRVAAGVPADAQAEASEFDTPFDAVSVFERLAELLPVETLTRSYRAGGEDLAELVNDAFYGGELVSLPWAGSYLGRGSLGVDYVEGGTGAPDPVTGAVESPDAEVRRVVTLVVEHAVNRGSESLMVVTASTRHAERIRASVEAAFAGRSDVADFVSRDTAEPFAVLSLEESVAESRDRVIFSLGFGLTKHGRVLSDFGDLSTPDGERLLTVGMTRARRSMVIVSSIRPSAFDDGRLEHGAATLMSILGGIAARSREARLEDLADPLTLGLARELRRLGLSVDVHYRGLLPLVAQYDGKAVVVESDPETIGESLRESLRLRPQILRRLGWHYVRVHSFDLYSDPAGVAQRIATMLGLPPDAPRVESDTQPLDVFD, via the coding sequence GTGGCCGGCGACGCAGAGAACGCTGTGCACGGCAACGCGGTGACGCCCGGAGATCTGGGCCTCGCCGATCCTGACGTGACCGTGGCGCACATCGCCGACCCCGAGCGCGAGCGCCTGCGGCGGGAGTCCGCCGAGCTCGGCGGACGTTCGACGCTCCTGCACTTCACCGACGCCCTGGACTCGTCGATCGAGATCACGAAGGCGCACCCGGGAAGCCTTCCCCAGTTCATCACCGGACGCTCGACGCTGCTGTCGAACCTGTTCCGCGACGAGGTCGCACTGCGGAACGCGCGACTCGCCGCCGAGCGGATCACCGCCAAGAACGTCGAACTGCGAACCACGCGCGGGCTCGAATCCGTGCACCTCGCCGTCGGCCTCGCCGAATGGCGCATCGGCGGCCTCGAGTGCTCCGCGCCGATCCTGCTGCGACCGCTCGCGATCCGCCGCCACCACTCCGATTTCGAGCTCAAGCTCCACGGCACGTTCATCGTCAACCCCGAGCTGGTGCGCGCGATGCTCGCCCACTTCTCGATCGAGCTCGACGGCGCCGGGCTCGCCGCCCTGGCGCACGAGGACGGCCTGTTCAAGCCGCAGCCCGTGATCGACCACCTGCGTGCCCTCACATCGTGGATCGACTCGTACACGGTCAAGCCGCGGCTTCTCGTGTCGAGCTTCGCCGATGTCGCGGGCGGCATGGCGCGCGACGCCGCCGACCTCGACCATCCCGTGCTCAACGCGCTCGCCGGGCACCCGGCCGATCGCGAGTCGCTGACCATGCGGCGCGACGCCGTCGAGCCTGCGAGCCCCGACGAGCGACCGCCGGCCGCCGACACGCTGCTCCTCGACGCGGACTCCGAGCAGGAGCGCGTGCTCGCCCGCATCACCGCCGGCCAGTCGATCGCCGTGCACACGCTCCCCGGCACCGGCGGCACCCAGACGGTGATCAACGCCGTCGGAGCGCTCGTGCGCGACGGCAAGCGCGTGCTCGTGGTGAGCGCCCGCAGCTCGACCATCGACGGCATCCGTCATCGTCTCGCGGGCATCGGACTGCCCGGTCTCGCGGTCTCGCCCCGTCGCCTCCGGGCCGACCTGATCCGCGCGATCGGCCGCAACGAGAAGGCCGAGAAGCCCAAGGTGGCCGACATCGACGACGCCCTCGTGCGGCTTCGCGGCGTGCTGCGCGACTACCGCGGAGCGGTCACCGCGCAGCATCCGTCCCTCGACGTGTCGGTGCTCGAGATCCTGCGCGCGCTGTCGACGCTCTCCGGTCGCGAGACGCCGCCGTCCACCGCCGCACGATTCGGCCACGGCACGCTCGAGCGGCTGGCGCACACGCGCGCCGAGGCGGCGGGCAAGCTCGCGGCGGCCGCGCGCCTGGGGGAGTTCCGCTTCGGGCCCGACGACTCGCCGTGGTACGGCGTCTCGTTCGCCACGACCGAAGAGGCCCGCGCCGCGCACGCGCTCGCGGGCAAGCTGCAGCGCAGCGATCTGCCGAGCCTGCTCGAGCGGGGATACGCGCTCATCGCGCAGACGCGCATGCGGCCGTTCCAGACGATCTCCGAGCTCGGCGTCTACCTGCGTGTGCTCGCAGGCATCCGCGACTCGCTCGACAAGTTCAGCCTCACCGTCTTCGAGCGGCCGCTGGGCGAGTTGATCCAGGCGCACGGACCGCGTCGCGACGCCCCGTCGATGAGCGGGCCGAACCGTCGTCGCCTGCGGCGCCTGTCGCGCGAGTACGTGCGCCCGGGGGTGCACGTGCCCGACATGTACGAGGCGCTCGTGCGCATTCAGCAGCAGCGCACCGAGTGGCAGCGCTTCGTCGAGCCCGGCGTCACGCCCGAAGTGCCGATCGGCCTGTCGGACGTGCACGTGGCCTGGTCGCGCGTCGAGGCCGAACTCGGTGAGCTCGACGCGATCCTGGGCCGCACCGACCCCGACCGGCTCTCCACCCTGCCCGTGAAGCAGCTCGTGCGCACGCTCGCCGGGCTCGCCGCGGACTCCGACGTCTTCGACAACCTCAAGGAGCGCGCGACGCTGCGCACCGAGCTCGCCGCGCTCGGCCTCGAGCCGCTGCTCACCGAGCTGTCGGTGCGGCACGTGCCCGAGAGCCAGGTGGCCGACGAACTCGAGTTCGCGTGGTGGCAGTCGGCGCTGGAGCAGCTGCTGCGCAGCGACCGGGCCGTCCTCGGCGCGAACACGGCCGTGGTCGACCGCCTGGAACGCGACTTCCGGCTCGTCGACGAAGCGCATGCCGCGGCATCCGGACCCCTTCTCGCCGCGCAGCTCGCCACCCAGTGGCGCATCGGCATCGTCGACGAGGCCGACGAGGCCGCCGCGCTCAAGCTCGCGCTGAAGAACGGCGACGTCACCCCGGCACGCCTCGCCGAGGTCGCTCCGACGCTCTCGCGCACGCTCGCGCCGGTGTGGCTCGCGTCGCCCTACGACGTTCCGCTGCTCCCGTCCGACGCGTTCGACGTGGTCGTGATCGCGGATGCCGCAGCCCTGTGCCTCGCGGAGGCGACGCCCGCGCTGCGCCGTGCGCGTCAGGTCGTCCTGTTCGGCGACCCCGTGACGCAGAAGCCGACGCCGTTCCGCGTGGCCGCCGGTGTGCCCGCCGACGCGCAGGCCGAGGCATCCGAGTTCGACACGCCGTTCGACGCGGTGAGCGTGTTCGAGCGGCTGGCCGAGCTGCTTCCGGTCGAGACGCTGACCCGCAGCTATCGCGCGGGCGGCGAAGACCTGGCAGAGCTCGTGAACGACGCGTTCTACGGCGGCGAGCTCGTGTCGCTGCCGTGGGCGGGTTCGTACCTCGGCCGCGGCAGCCTGGGCGTGGACTACGTCGAAGGCGGCACGGGTGCCCCCGACCCCGTCACCGGCGCGGTCGAGAGCCCTGACGCCGAAGTGCGCCGCGTCGTGACGCTCGTCGTCGAGCACGCCGTCAATCGCGGCTCCGAGTCGCTCATGGTCGTGACCGCGAGCACGCGTCACGCCGAGCGCATCCGCGCGTCGGTCGAGGCCGCGTTCGCCGGACGATCGGATGTCGCGGACTTCGTCTCACGCGACACGGCCGAGCCGTTCGCGGTGCTGAGTCTCGAGGAGTCCGTCGCCGAGAGCCGCGACCGCGTGATCTTCTCGCTCGGATTCGGGCTCACCAAGCACGGACGCGTGCTCAGCGACTTCGGCGACCTGTCGACACCCGACGGTGAGCGGCTGCTCACGGTCGGCATGACGCGCGCCCGGCGGTCGATGGTGATCGTCTCGTCGATCCGGCCCTCGGCGTTCGACGACGGGCGTCTCGAGCACGGCGCCGCGACGCTCATGTCGATCCTCGGCGGCATCGCCGCGCGATCGCGCGAGGCCCGCCTCGAAGACCTCGCCGACCCGCTGACGCTCGGTCTCGCCCGGGAACTGCGCCGCCTCGGCCTCTCGGTCGACGTGCACTACCGCGGACTGCTCCCGCTCGTCGCGCAATACGACGGCAAGGCGGTGGTCGTCGAGAGCGACCCCGAGACGATCGGCGAATCGCTGCGGGAGTCCCTGCGGCTGCGCCCCCAGATCCTGCGCCGACTCGGCTGGCACTACGTGCGCGTGCACTCGTTCGACCTGTACAGCGACCCCGCGGGCGTCGCACAGCGCATCGCCACGATGCTCGGCCTGCCGCCCGACGCGCCGCGCGTCGAGTCCGACACGCAGCCGCTCGATGTCTTCGACTGA
- the mscL gene encoding large conductance mechanosensitive channel protein MscL — MIKGFKEFILRGNVIDLAVAVVIGAAFTLIVNAIVKGIIDPLIALIFNASSLDKVGWTVENYNGDEVFFGFGMILGAVINFLAVAVVVYFVFVYPMNRFKERAAARRGIVEEEASDLPTEQELLVQIRDLLSTTPRA, encoded by the coding sequence ATGATCAAAGGCTTCAAGGAGTTCATCCTCCGCGGCAACGTCATCGACCTGGCGGTCGCGGTCGTCATCGGCGCCGCGTTCACGCTGATCGTGAACGCGATCGTCAAGGGCATCATCGATCCCCTGATCGCGCTCATCTTCAACGCGAGCAGCCTCGACAAGGTCGGCTGGACGGTCGAGAACTACAACGGCGACGAGGTGTTCTTCGGCTTCGGCATGATCCTCGGCGCGGTGATCAACTTCCTCGCCGTCGCCGTCGTCGTGTACTTCGTGTTCGTCTACCCGATGAACCGCTTCAAGGAGCGGGCGGCCGCCAGGCGCGGCATCGTCGAGGAAGAGGCATCCGACCTCCCCACCGAGCAGGAGCTGCTGGTGCAGATCCGCGACCTGCTCTCCACGACGCCCCGGGCCTGA
- a CDS encoding GNAT family N-acetyltransferase: protein MDLTAPRRHGPVSIRLVRQRDARALQNELMSNRDWLRPWEATSPDGPVSFDMRLGVRRLLQQYRDGAGVPFVMEHDGNLAGQLNVWGIARGSLASATIGYWVSKRFAGRGITPAAVALATDVCFTELRLHRMEICIRPENVASLRVVEKLGFRYEGLRRRYIHIDGDWRDHYSFALVREEVPEGVLRRWVDGHAPQDAATVPPADRLHA from the coding sequence GTGGATCTGACGGCTCCCCGCCGGCACGGACCGGTGTCGATTCGCCTGGTGCGCCAGCGCGACGCGCGCGCGCTCCAGAACGAGCTGATGTCCAACCGCGACTGGCTGCGCCCGTGGGAGGCCACCAGCCCCGACGGCCCGGTGTCGTTCGACATGCGCCTGGGCGTGCGGCGCCTGCTCCAGCAGTACCGTGACGGCGCCGGCGTGCCGTTCGTCATGGAGCATGACGGCAACCTCGCCGGCCAGCTCAACGTGTGGGGCATCGCGCGCGGCTCGCTCGCATCGGCCACCATCGGGTACTGGGTGAGCAAGCGGTTCGCCGGCCGCGGCATCACTCCCGCAGCCGTCGCCCTCGCGACCGACGTGTGCTTCACCGAGCTGCGCCTGCACCGGATGGAGATCTGCATCCGCCCCGAGAACGTCGCGAGTCTCCGCGTGGTCGAGAAGCTCGGCTTCCGCTACGAGGGCCTGCGCCGCCGCTACATCCACATCGACGGCGATTGGCGCGACCACTATTCCTTCGCCCTGGTGCGCGAAGAGGTCCCCGAGGGCGTGCTGCGCCGGTGGGTGGACGGGCACGCGCCGCAGGATGCCGCGACTGTTCCGCCCGCGGATCGCCTGCACGCGTAG